From the Pediococcus acidilactici genome, the window TCGTTTGGTTTTCGGCGGGGTGGGCAATTAAAATCTGGGGTGCACTGGTTGCCGTAGCCACGCTGAAGGTAAATTCGACGTTGGTAGCTACTCCCCACTCGCCGTTTTTATTCAAGGCAACCAAGGAGAACTCTCCGGCCTTGCCGTAACGTTGCTTAAGCTTTTCAACAAACGGGTAAACCGCATGATCACAAGCATCTTGGGGAGTCTCACCTTCCCCCATCCGCCGAACGATTTCGTAGGAAATGCATCCCTTCATGATGTCTTCACCCAATCCAGTTGCCGCAGCACCACCAATTTCACTGTCAACGTAGAAACCAGAGCCCGAAAGCGGTGAATCGCCAACCCGTCCCGCTTTTTTCATAAATAATCCGGACGTGGAAGTCGCTGCCGCCATGGAACCACTTTGCGCAAGCGTGAGGGCGCCAATCGTATCGTGTCCGTCGTAGGGGCTAATCTGGGCCTCCTGAATTTCCTTCAGTCGCTTTTGCCAACGAAGTTTTGCCCGATCAGTTAGCATGTTGCGCATTTCAAAGCCGTTCACCAACGCGTACTTTGTCGCGCCCTCACCGACCCGAAAGCTATTGAAGTGTTCGTGACTTAGTTGCCGAGCCACCGAAACCGCGTGGAGGACGTGGTGAATGCCCCCTACCGCTCCCTGGGCCAGGGTGTCGCCATCCATGAAGGCGGCGTCCATTTCGACCACCCCTTCTTCGTTTGGCAATCCGCCGTAGCCGACCGATTTATAATAGGGATATTCTTCGACCACGTTAATTAAACTTTCAACGGCGTCTCCCGCACTTGCATTTTTTTTCAACATCTCTCTGGCTTTTAAAACTCCGTCGTGTGCCATTCGCCAGGTGGCAATCGTTGCCCAATTTGTCATTTTGTTTCCTCCATTTTTGCTAAACCTACCATGGCGTTCATGTAGATTTCCATATTTAACTTCAAATCGTGGTTCGTCATCCACTCATCTTGCTTATGTGCAATTCCCTTTTGTCCGGGAAACGATGGCCCAAAAGCAATAATGTTAGGTACTGCCCGGGCGTAGGTCGCTCCGGTAGTAGTTACGGGGGTTCCATCTTGGCCAGTGACCATCGCGTAAACTGCCGAAAGTTGTTTTATCCGCGGATCATTTTTATCATGCATGGTCCCGGGAATCCGACGAATCACCCGAAGCTCACTGCCCGGAAGAAGGGCCTTTTGGAGTCCTCCGGTAACTTGATCTTCAGTAACGGTTACCGGATAACGAATCGCGACACCTAACTTCAAGCCACCTTCAACTTTTTGGAGGAGGTAGGGGGTGACCATCAATTTGCCACTATCTTCATCTTGAAAAGCA encodes:
- a CDS encoding N(4)-(beta-N-acetylglucosaminyl)-L-asparaginase — protein: MTNWATIATWRMAHDGVLKAREMLKKNASAGDAVESLINVVEEYPYYKSVGYGGLPNEEGVVEMDAAFMDGDTLAQGAVGGIHHVLHAVSVARQLSHEHFNSFRVGEGATKYALVNGFEMRNMLTDRAKLRWQKRLKEIQEAQISPYDGHDTIGALTLAQSGSMAAATSTSGLFMKKAGRVGDSPLSGSGFYVDSEIGGAAATGLGEDIMKGCISYEIVRRMGEGETPQDACDHAVYPFVEKLKQRYGKAGEFSLVALNKNGEWGVATNVEFTFSVATATSAPQILIAHPAENQTTRIEPITQEWLDAYEKRIKAPIK